The Paenibacillus pabuli DNA segment AAAGTTAAAGAAGGCAAACCAGGCAATGATACTGATAATAAAGAAGACAAACAATACGGGATATCGGAATCCGATGTAAAACAATAGTCCGCTTCCGAGCAATGTGGAGAAAACACGAAACGGTCTGATCAGTGTCAAGAGTACTGCATTTTTAATAATGAGTCCGATTGACATATGATAGTGTACAACCATTGAAAAAAAGTTAAACAAGGAAACAAACAAAAGCAACAGCAGCACTAACATGATGATTCCCACAAGCTGCATATTGCGGAACTGTGTCATGTATACCGTATAGTCCAGATACATGATGGCAAACAGCACGGTGTAAAATATGCCCCCGATTAAGCTTTGTTTGTAGTTCTCTTTGTAACCTACAAAAAACGTACGGAAGATCGGCACATCCGTGTCACCCATATTCCATTTACGAACGACCGTAAAAAGGGCCGAAGTTGCCGGAAATAGTGTAAGCGGTGCCACAATAGCTATAGCCCAGTTCATTTGCAATGATTCGTTTGCGAGGTTCTGCTGCATAACGAGCAGTTTCATAATCAAGAAAAACAAGAACGGAGACGAACAAATAGCCCACAACAGATTGGTTGCGGCCAGTCTCGTAATCCACTCTGTAAGCCGGTAGATCCCACCCATAGCTCCTTTAAATTCCAAACATTTCTCCTCCTCTGCAGCCTTGCGTCTAACCTGAAGTCTAATATTAATATACCTTATTATAGATAGGAAAAGCCAGCACTTCCCGAAAACTGATCTGCAATCCTACTCTCTAAGGCTATTAAGAAGCAAAAGTTAGTATGGTTTTCTAAAATAAAAAAAATGGAGCAGTTTCCTGCCCCATTTCCCAAGTTAGTCTTGCATATTATTCAAAAGAAGAATCTTTCGCAGGACGACGTCCTTCGTTGCTGCTTGGACGCGGTTTGCGGTCACGGTTGTAACCACCTTCTCTGCTTCCACCGCCACTGCTGTTGCGATCGCGATTGTATCCTCCACGTCCGCCACCACTGCTGTTGCGGTCACGGTTGTAGCCACCGCCGCCACTGCTGCTGCGGTTACCGCTGTAACCTGATGGCTTACGTCCGCCAGAGCGAACATCCGGTTTACGACGCTTCGCACGGATTGGATCTTCCGGAGTCAGATCCACTTGAGCATCTTTTTTGTCACCTGTCAGGAGCTTCAGGGAAGCCGACAACAGTTGAACGGAATCATACTGCTCAAGCAATTGGATAGCGATACCTTTGTATTCGTTCAGTTCGCCAGATTGTACGATTTCGAGCAAACGCTCAGCTGTCAAACGTTGTTTACCTTCTACTGCTTCAGCCATTGTTGGCAGAGGCTTACGAGGGATACGATGACGCGTTACACGCTCGATGAAATGCAAGTGATCAATCTCACGTGGTGTAACGAAGGACCAAGCAGCACCCTCTTTACCAGCACGTCCTGTACGACCGATACGGTGAACATAGCTTTCCGGATCTTGTGGAAGGTCGAAGTTCACAACGTGTGTTACGCCAGATACGTCGAGACCACGTGCAGCTACGTCTGTTGCAACGAGTACGTCAATACTTCCATCACGGAATTTGCGCATTACTGTATCACGTTGATTCTGGGACAGGTCACCATGGAGACCGTCTGCAGAATATCCACGTTTTTGCAGTGCTTCAGCCAATTCGTCAACACGACGTTTCGTACGACCAAATACGATTGCGAGCTCTGGAGATTCCATATCAAGCAAACGGCTAAGTGCTTCAAACTTTTGACGCTCTGGCACTTCAATGTACGCTTGGTCAATCAAAGGTGCGCTAACTTGTTTCGGGATAACGGACACGTGCTCTGGGTTGTTCAAGAATTGCTGAGCCAATTTTTGAATGTTAGGAGGCATTGTAGCTGAGAAGAGCATCGTTTGACGGTCAGCTGGAACTTGTTTCAGGATGGATTGAATATCCTCCATGAAGCCCATGTCGAGCATTTCATCTGCTTCATCCAATACAACAGTTTGTACATCTTCAAGTTTAATCGTTTTGCGGTTAATGTGATCCAGGAGACGTCCAGGTGTACCGATGATAATCTGTGGTTTTCTTTTCAGTGCACGGATTTGACGAACAATATCTTGTCCTCCGTAAATTGGCAGGGAGCGCAAACCTTTGAAGCGGGTAAGTTTTTCGATCTCTTCGGCAACTTGGATCGCAAGTTCACGTGTAGGTGCCATAATGAGGGCGCGGATTTTTTCGTCGCTTTTCGAAATTTTGCTGATCAGCGGAATACCGAAAGCTGCTGTTTTACCGGTACCTGTTTGAGCTTGACCGATCAAATCTCTGCCTTCAAGAGCAAAAGGGATCGATTTGGATTGAATCGGTGTTGCTTCTTCAAACCCAAGTTCGGTGATCGCTTGCAGCACCAGTGGTTCAAGATTGAAATCTACGAAATTTAAATTTGTCAAAATTATTCATACTCCTTCTATAGGGTGGACATGGTGGACAATCCACTTTGTTGTCTGTATTCTTAAGTAGCGTTAATATCTATAGGGTATCCCATATGGGCAAATTATTTTCATTATCAACATAATTCGTGAATGGGTCCCCAACATAAGACTAAAACTACATACATGCGTTTGAAACATTTCAAATTTTATCGTTCCATTTGGAAAAAGTTCCCTACTCAAGAATATCCACAAATCATTATATCACAAAACAATTCAAGATTACCAGCAATCTGGTTTTAAATATAAATGAGGTGATTAAATTGCCCAAAATAATATGGCACTCTTTAGTGATCATATTGGGTGCTGCAGCTATAGCCTGTGGCTTCAATTGGTTTTTGGTCCCCCATCAGCTGTTAAGCGGCGGGGTATCCGGTATTTCCATGCTTCTTGGTTATTTTACAAATTTGAATCTTAGTATAATGTATTTTGTTCTTAACATTCCTCTGCTGATCGCGGGTTGGTTTATTCTTGGACGGCGATTCATTATATTGAGCATCGTGTCGGTAGCAGCCACATCCTGGTTTATCGGATTGCTGCCTGTTTTTGTTGTGGCAACAGACCCTCTGCTCAGCTGTGTGTTCGGCGGCGTGCTCGTAGGAATCGGTACAGGCATCTCCTTCCGCGTAGGTGGTTCGACTGGCGGACTGGACATTGTCGGTTCCATCTTTACACGATATCGGGACTTTCCGATTGGTACGGTTATGGCAGGTATGAACGGAGCTATTATTATGCTCGCAGGTTATCTGAACGATGACTGGAACATTGCACTCGCCTCCATGGTCTCGATCTACATCACAGGGAAAGTGTTGGATTTGATTCATATAAGCCATGTCAAGGTGACATTGTACATCATCACGAACGAGACGGAAGCCATGCTGAAAAAATTGCTGGTTCGTCCTCGCGGTGTCACCAAGATCAAAACCCAGGGAGCATACACCGATATTGAAAAGGATATGTTAATGACGGTGACCACTCGATATGAGCTGGTTGAGATTAAACGCATCATCAAGGAAACCGATCCAAATGCATTCGTTAATATCGTCGAAACAGTCGGTGTCATGGGTTCATTCCGCAGAAGTTAAGGCACATGTACGGTTAACAATTTATATAATTGTGGTATAATAACCGTGCATGGCTCCTAAATATGATGTATAGCAGGATCTGCCCTTCACTTTCACAGGCCATATGCTTTTCCGATTCGCGCCGAATGACTTACCATTTTGGAATTCGAGTAGGAAAGGGTGATTATTGTGGATATGGAAACGGTAAAACTGTTTGAAATCGTCAACAGATGGTGCCCGGAAATGCTCCCTTTCTTGAAACCGAATGAACTCGATTCACTTATTGTTCTCCGGGATGGGCTGGGCATTCTGGAGCAGGGAGATGCAATGGAAATCATTCAGTACAGTATTTGTGAGCATCAGAACGACATCTATATTCAATAATATTTTTTTGATTGATCACGCCGCTTCTCGGGAGGTTACCCTCACAGGAAGCGGTTTTCATTTTTTCCGGAATGTTTCATCACTTGATTAATATGGTTAAAAGCCCAGAGGCTTTGTTATATAATTCAATCATGGAATGTACATAAGGGAGTGGGAATAAAATGAACACGTTTTGGGCTTTACTTGCCATGGCCTTGGGTAGCTTCAGTGGTACACCGGCAGCAGCCGATCAGGATAACCAGCAATTTCATTCATTAACAAACAGTTTCAGCACCGCCATTATTCAATCACAAAAGGATCAGGTAGTTATTGATGCAGACAACCCGCCTGCCAAAATTGACCCTCAGCCGGATGCCCCTGTTGTCAAAGGGATTTATGTTACGGCTTATAGCGCGGGCGGAGCCCGGATGAAGGAATTGCTCGATCTGATTGATAAAACGGAGCTTAACTCCATGGTGATTGATATCAAGGACGACCTCGGATACATAACCTACCCTACAGAGAACAAATCACTTCAGGAGATGGGCAAATCCCAACCGTTTATTCGGGATATTGACGCCCTGATGAAACGACTGCAAAAACATGAGGTCTATCCGATTGCAAGGGTCGTCGTTTTCAAAGATACGATTCTTGCCAAAAAAAATCCGGAGCTTTCCTTCCGAAACAAGGATGGATCCGTATGGGCCAATGGCAAAGGCGACAGTTTCGTGAACCCGTACAGCAAGGAAGTCTGGGACTATAATATTGAAATCGCCAAGGAAGCCGCCAAGCTTGGATTCAAGGAAATTCAATTTGACTACGTGCGTTTCCCGGAAGGTTTCGAGAACCGCGCCGATACACTTAAATACACCAAAACTGACAAGTCGCGGGTCGACATTGTAGCGGAATTTGTCCAATACGCCCGCAAGGAGCTTGCACCTCTGGGTGTCCGGGTTTCAGTCGATATCTTCGGCTATGCGGCCTCCGTACCTGCAGCAGAAGGCATCGGTCAGGACTTTGTGAAAATATCCGAAAATGTGGATGTGATCTCACCGATGGTCTATCCAAGTCACTACTCCACCGGATGGTATGGCGTAAAGGATCCTGACAAAGATCCTTATACAACGATCAAAGGCTCCATGGAGGATACACATAAGAAACTCGACCCAACCGAGGATCTCAAGCCGGTAATCCGGCCTTGGATTCAGGACTTTACAGCCAGCTGGCTCGGCAGCGGACACTACATTAAATACGGCAAAAAGCAAGTTGAAGACCAAATTCGTGCAATGAAAGACATGGATGTAGATGAGTACCTGCTCTGGAATGCGTCCAATCGCTATACCTCAGGTGTGAACTATAAGTAAAGCACGAAGCACTCTTCCCTAACTATCTTCCCCCGTTCCGCTCATGCGGAGCGGGGTTTTATAATTTCGTCACGCAATTGCGGCCTTTCCCTGTTCAAATTCAGCAAAATCTACTACAATGAATAGCTGTCGATTATGACAGTTTGATGATCACTCTTATGAATAGCGAGGCACTCCAAGTGAACATGACAACCACCCGTTTTTCGCAAAAAGTAAAACAATTCCTGATCATATTTCTACCCATATTCACAACACAGATTGCCCTGTCTGCCATGTCTTTCTTCGACACGAACATGTCAGGCAAGTTTTCCCCAGCAGATCTGGCTGGCGTGGCTATTGGTACGAGTCTGTGGATGCCGGTACAAACCGGACTTAGTGGAATTCTTATCGGAATCACCCCTGTGGTATCCCATCTGCTGGGTTCCAAGCGCAATGATCAGATCGGCCACAGCGTTATCCAGGCACTCTATCTAGGCATCGCGGTGAGCCTAGCCGTTCTTGCCATCGGAGCCCTGGTACTTAACCCGATTCTGAATGGGATGCCCCTGGAGCCGCGGGTTGCCCGAGTTGCTCTTTATTTCTTAAGCGCACTGGCTTTTGGTATCATTCCCCTGTTCGGGTATACAGTGCTGCGCAGTTTCATGGATGCACTTGGACAGACACGAATAACCATGTTAATCACGTTAGTTTCGCTTCCTGTTAATATTTTGCTGAATTATTTGCTCATCTTCGGACGTTGGGGTTTCCCCCAATTAGGAGGTGTCGGTGCAGGTGTGGCTACCGCGTGTACGTACTGGATCATTTTTTTGATTAGCATTTTCTTTGTTCATCGGATTGAACCCTTCGCCCAGTATGGCGTCTTCCGCCATCTCTCCGGCATATCGCTGGGAAAATGGAAAGAATTGCTCAAAATTGGGGTACCCATCGGGTTTGCCACTTTTTTTGAAACTTCAATCTTTGCGGCCGTGACATTAATGATGAGCCGATTTGATACCATTACGATTGCTGCGCATCAGGCCGCCCTTAATTTCGCCTCTACGCTGTACATGCTGCCAGTGAGCATATGTATGGCCCTCACCATTCTGGTCGGTTATGAGGCGGGTGCTGGACGTTTGAGAGATGCTAAACAGTACAGCCTGCTTGGCATCGGCGGAGCCATCGTACTCTCGCTGCTCACTGCGGTCGTATTGATCGTATTTGGGGAACAAATTGCAGGACTTTATTCAAACGATCGCGAGGTCATTGCGTTGACTCAGCATTTCCTCATATACGCCATCTTCTTTCAAATTTCGGATGCCATTGCTACTCCGACTCAGGGTGCTCTTCGGGGATACAAAGACGTAAATCCTGCTTTGATGATTACGTTTGTGGCTTATTGGATCGTTGGTCTTCCAGTAGGATATATTACAGCTACGTATACAGCGCTCGGCGCTTTTGGATATTGGATCGGCTTGATTGCCGGCCTCGCCGTCGGTGCTGCGGCACTTCTCTGGAGGTTGTTCCTGGTTCAGCGGAAGGCCGCCGTTCGCATGATTGAGCAGCCCCGATAAACCGCTTCGAATATCATACGTAAACAGATCACTCTGGTGAGCCATATAAAAAGAGCACAGCCCGTTTAGACGGCGCTGTGCTCTTTTTGTTGTTGTTTATTGAGATAAACGTTGTGCAAGCTCGTACGTGTTCATATCGAAATCCTTTTTGGTGTGAACGACTTTATCGATGTCTGTCAGAACAAGCTCACCTTTGATAATGCCACAACCCTTGTCGGTCTCTCCCGCGATCAGGCTGCGCACAGCAAAGTCTCCCAGACGGCTGGCAAGGTTACGGTCAAACGGAGTCGGCGTACCGCCACGTTGAATGTGACCCAGTACGGTTACACGCGGCTCATATGTCGGGCAGCGTTCCATCAATTCTTTGGCCACATCTTCACCCCTGCCAACACCTTCGGCAACGATAATGATACTGTGACGTTTGCCATGTGCGAAGTTGGCTTTCATCCGGTCTGCCACTTCATCCATGTCAAAAGGAACTTCCGGCACCAGAATCGTTTCTGCACCCGAAGCCAGTCCGGCATGAAGCGCAATATCACCACAGTGACGGCCCATAACTTCAACGATGGAAGAACGTTCGTGGGAAGACATCGTATCACGCAGTTTGTTGACGGCATCTACAACAACGCTTACTGCTGTATCGAACCCGATTGTGTAATCCGTGAACGAGATATCGTTGTCGATGGTTCCCGGAAGACCCATTGTATTGATGCCCAGTTTGCTCAGTTTGTTGGCACCATTGTAAGAGCCGTCCCCACCGATTACAACCAGACCGTCGATGCCGCGTGCACGCAGGATGTCCGCTCCCTTTTGCTGACCTTCGGCCGTGTAGAACTCTTTACAACGGGCAGATTGAAGAACCGTTCCCCCGCGCTGAATGATGTCACCTACACTACGCAGATCCATTGGGAATATATCGTTGTTCAACAGACCTTGGTACCCGCGTTGAACACCGTATACTTCGAGACCGTGGAATAGTCCGCTGCGAACCACCGCACGAACAGCCGCGTTCATTCCTTGTGAGTCACCACCGCTCGTTAAAACTGCGATTTTTTTTACTGCTGTCATGATGTTTCTTCCTCCTCTAGTTTCACTTCAGGCTTCCGGAACAAAAGCGCCTGACTTACATATGCTTGCGAATCCAGCGACTGAAGATAAAGAAAAAAACTCTGGTCATTGGACTCTTCTTCATCAAACGCTTGGATATGGCGCGAACTTCCTGCTGTTCGCTGACTTTGGGATCAGACAGGTAAATGGCAAGCAGTCCTTCGATAATCATCCGGTGAAAAGCACTTCCCGGAATATTCTGCACATCACTGCGGGCCATCTCCACAATAAAAGCAATGCGGTCTAGCATCGTCTCCACATTTTCGTAATAATTGCAGAAGTTGAGATCTCCACCGATACGATCTTCATCCTGATCGATTAAATAATCGAGCATAATGTGCAATGCGCATACATGCGGAAAATAGGCAGTATGGATTGAGGCCGCCTGCTCTTCAGTCAGCTGATCATCACTCGCAGCCAGAAACAGCATGAATACGCCCAGCGTAGAGCCGGTAGCGGCGGCAAATTCGTTCCAACGGAACTGAGGTGTACGGTGGCGATGCTCTGCCCACCACTCGAGCAGTGCCGTTTCTCTCAGTTCCGGTTTGATGTGCTTATATACCTGCAGGTCCGTGTATAGGCCTGCCAGATCCTGAATTTGAGGCTTGGCGGACGCATATCCAGGCAGCTGACGTGTGAGCTCCTGACATGTCGTCACCAGATTCCGCAAGTATCCACCGTCGTCCTGCTCCTCCCGGAGCGCATAATAATTGACCGGTGTTGCTTCGGGATCTACCGCATCAAGCATGGATTGATGGAGAAGCCGAAAGTCATTCGGGTCCATCGATGTGCTGCGGTCGCACAGATTGTCCAAATAATCACTAATAGTTTGATAAGAAACGATGAGCGGAATCAAGATGTGCCTCTTTGGCATATCAGGTAAAGCATATACCGTTCCGCCTTCACAGTGAAACTGTTTGTCCTTGAGACTAGCCAGAGCCTGATTGCGCAATTCCTCATTCGGAATGTTCTCGGCCTTAGCTCTCCACGCAGCCAGTTCTTTCCGCGTTTCCGGAATGGTGTACTTGTACACCTTTCTCATCAATTCCAGCGGTCCTCGCGGATATTGATGTCGACTTTGATTAGATTGGCTCAAAATAAATGTGCCTCCACTTGGTTGAATACGTATTAGAGCGATTTTTAACCAATCCCATTATAATATGAACCCCTTAATTGTACAAATGATCTACCGCATAATCACGGGAAAAAATCGCTTCCGCCAACTAGTCTTTGTGATATACTAAGCATATTTCATCCATTAAAGGAGTCGTTGACATGACGTCAAGTGAGCCTCTCTCGTGGAGACGGTTATTTGCTTTTTTTGTACCGCTCGGCATATCCGCCTCTTTGGTTACCATTTCTCACGTAATTATTAATAGTACACTCGCCAGATCTGCACATCCGGAGACGGTCATTGCCA contains these protein-coding regions:
- a CDS encoding YesL family protein, giving the protein MEFKGAMGGIYRLTEWITRLAATNLLWAICSSPFLFFLIMKLLVMQQNLANESLQMNWAIAIVAPLTLFPATSALFTVVRKWNMGDTDVPIFRTFFVGYKENYKQSLIGGIFYTVLFAIMYLDYTVYMTQFRNMQLVGIIMLVLLLLLFVSLFNFFSMVVHYHMSIGLIIKNAVLLTLIRPFRVFSTLLGSGLLFYIGFRYPVLFVFFIISIIAWFAFFNFYATFTKMQEQMEKMQQKKEEEEAAQNGDGVETIGDVKASDVKNDNLQK
- a CDS encoding DEAD/DEAH box helicase — its product is MTNLNFVDFNLEPLVLQAITELGFEEATPIQSKSIPFALEGRDLIGQAQTGTGKTAAFGIPLISKISKSDEKIRALIMAPTRELAIQVAEEIEKLTRFKGLRSLPIYGGQDIVRQIRALKRKPQIIIGTPGRLLDHINRKTIKLEDVQTVVLDEADEMLDMGFMEDIQSILKQVPADRQTMLFSATMPPNIQKLAQQFLNNPEHVSVIPKQVSAPLIDQAYIEVPERQKFEALSRLLDMESPELAIVFGRTKRRVDELAEALQKRGYSADGLHGDLSQNQRDTVMRKFRDGSIDVLVATDVAARGLDVSGVTHVVNFDLPQDPESYVHRIGRTGRAGKEGAAWSFVTPREIDHLHFIERVTRHRIPRKPLPTMAEAVEGKQRLTAERLLEIVQSGELNEYKGIAIQLLEQYDSVQLLSASLKLLTGDKKDAQVDLTPEDPIRAKRRKPDVRSGGRKPSGYSGNRSSSGGGGYNRDRNSSGGGRGGYNRDRNSSGGGSREGGYNRDRKPRPSSNEGRRPAKDSSFE
- a CDS encoding YitT family protein encodes the protein MPKIIWHSLVIILGAAAIACGFNWFLVPHQLLSGGVSGISMLLGYFTNLNLSIMYFVLNIPLLIAGWFILGRRFIILSIVSVAATSWFIGLLPVFVVATDPLLSCVFGGVLVGIGTGISFRVGGSTGGLDIVGSIFTRYRDFPIGTVMAGMNGAIIMLAGYLNDDWNIALASMVSIYITGKVLDLIHISHVKVTLYIITNETEAMLKKLLVRPRGVTKIKTQGAYTDIEKDMLMTVTTRYELVEIKRIIKETDPNAFVNIVETVGVMGSFRRS
- a CDS encoding putative glycoside hydrolase, with the translated sequence MNTFWALLAMALGSFSGTPAAADQDNQQFHSLTNSFSTAIIQSQKDQVVIDADNPPAKIDPQPDAPVVKGIYVTAYSAGGARMKELLDLIDKTELNSMVIDIKDDLGYITYPTENKSLQEMGKSQPFIRDIDALMKRLQKHEVYPIARVVVFKDTILAKKNPELSFRNKDGSVWANGKGDSFVNPYSKEVWDYNIEIAKEAAKLGFKEIQFDYVRFPEGFENRADTLKYTKTDKSRVDIVAEFVQYARKELAPLGVRVSVDIFGYAASVPAAEGIGQDFVKISENVDVISPMVYPSHYSTGWYGVKDPDKDPYTTIKGSMEDTHKKLDPTEDLKPVIRPWIQDFTASWLGSGHYIKYGKKQVEDQIRAMKDMDVDEYLLWNASNRYTSGVNYK
- a CDS encoding MATE family efflux transporter, producing MTTTRFSQKVKQFLIIFLPIFTTQIALSAMSFFDTNMSGKFSPADLAGVAIGTSLWMPVQTGLSGILIGITPVVSHLLGSKRNDQIGHSVIQALYLGIAVSLAVLAIGALVLNPILNGMPLEPRVARVALYFLSALAFGIIPLFGYTVLRSFMDALGQTRITMLITLVSLPVNILLNYLLIFGRWGFPQLGGVGAGVATACTYWIIFLISIFFVHRIEPFAQYGVFRHLSGISLGKWKELLKIGVPIGFATFFETSIFAAVTLMMSRFDTITIAAHQAALNFASTLYMLPVSICMALTILVGYEAGAGRLRDAKQYSLLGIGGAIVLSLLTAVVLIVFGEQIAGLYSNDREVIALTQHFLIYAIFFQISDAIATPTQGALRGYKDVNPALMITFVAYWIVGLPVGYITATYTALGAFGYWIGLIAGLAVGAAALLWRLFLVQRKAAVRMIEQPR
- the pfkA gene encoding 6-phosphofructokinase encodes the protein MTAVKKIAVLTSGGDSQGMNAAVRAVVRSGLFHGLEVYGVQRGYQGLLNNDIFPMDLRSVGDIIQRGGTVLQSARCKEFYTAEGQQKGADILRARGIDGLVVIGGDGSYNGANKLSKLGINTMGLPGTIDNDISFTDYTIGFDTAVSVVVDAVNKLRDTMSSHERSSIVEVMGRHCGDIALHAGLASGAETILVPEVPFDMDEVADRMKANFAHGKRHSIIIVAEGVGRGEDVAKELMERCPTYEPRVTVLGHIQRGGTPTPFDRNLASRLGDFAVRSLIAGETDKGCGIIKGELVLTDIDKVVHTKKDFDMNTYELAQRLSQ
- a CDS encoding tetraprenyl-beta-curcumene synthase family protein: MSQSNQSRHQYPRGPLELMRKVYKYTIPETRKELAAWRAKAENIPNEELRNQALASLKDKQFHCEGGTVYALPDMPKRHILIPLIVSYQTISDYLDNLCDRSTSMDPNDFRLLHQSMLDAVDPEATPVNYYALREEQDDGGYLRNLVTTCQELTRQLPGYASAKPQIQDLAGLYTDLQVYKHIKPELRETALLEWWAEHRHRTPQFRWNEFAAATGSTLGVFMLFLAASDDQLTEEQAASIHTAYFPHVCALHIMLDYLIDQDEDRIGGDLNFCNYYENVETMLDRIAFIVEMARSDVQNIPGSAFHRMIIEGLLAIYLSDPKVSEQQEVRAISKRLMKKSPMTRVFFFIFSRWIRKHM